Proteins encoded together in one Amphritea japonica ATCC BAA-1530 window:
- the rfbD gene encoding dTDP-4-dehydrorhamnose reductase, producing the protein MTQDFLTTPAKILITGADGQIGYYLNQIAQDEPFFSVVALTDAELDISSRDQVQQQLDRHLPDYVINTTGFNAVDQVEVESDRCLALNRDAVENLANACGDLAIPLLHLSSDYVFDGHYESGYTEADQASPLGLYGESKWQGEELLRGALPQHVILRVSWVFSTIGDNFMRRALLQAKGQEEIFAADDRRGCPTSASDIARVIVAILKQLHNGAENWGTYHYCCAEITTRYGFTEAVLAAAGQYEKLKAEKLVPISSSQLGSDAERPASSVLVCNKLLNDFGIHQLPWRSQLVAMIRDYYQNEELSKA; encoded by the coding sequence ATGACACAGGATTTTTTGACCACCCCGGCAAAGATATTAATTACCGGCGCTGATGGTCAGATTGGCTATTATTTGAATCAGATAGCTCAGGATGAGCCGTTCTTTTCTGTCGTGGCGCTTACCGATGCTGAGCTGGATATCAGTAGCCGGGATCAGGTTCAGCAACAATTGGATAGGCACCTGCCAGATTATGTTATCAATACCACCGGTTTTAATGCGGTTGATCAGGTTGAGGTTGAGTCAGATCGCTGTCTCGCGCTGAACCGAGATGCCGTTGAAAACTTAGCAAACGCCTGTGGCGACTTGGCTATCCCGCTACTTCATCTTTCTTCTGATTATGTGTTCGATGGCCACTATGAAAGTGGATACACCGAAGCTGACCAGGCCAGTCCGCTGGGGTTGTATGGAGAGAGTAAGTGGCAGGGAGAGGAGTTATTACGGGGGGCGTTACCGCAGCACGTGATTCTCAGAGTTAGCTGGGTCTTCAGTACTATTGGTGACAACTTTATGCGCCGGGCCCTGTTGCAGGCAAAAGGACAGGAAGAGATCTTTGCAGCGGATGATCGTAGGGGGTGTCCAACCTCTGCCAGTGATATTGCCCGGGTTATCGTAGCCATTTTAAAACAGCTTCATAATGGCGCGGAAAACTGGGGGACTTACCATTACTGTTGTGCTGAAATTACAACGCGTTACGGTTTTACCGAAGCGGTGCTGGCTGCGGCTGGGCAGTATGAAAAGCTAAAAGCGGAGAAGTTAGTGCCGATTAGCTCTTCACAGCTGGGTAGCGATGCCGAACGTCCGGCCTCATCAGTACTGGTTTGTAATAAGCTGCTAAATGATTTTGGTATCCATCAGCTTCCCTGGCGAAGTCAGCTCGTCGCGATGATACGTGATTATTACCAGAACGAAGAGCTGAGTAAGGCCTAG
- a CDS encoding TerB family tellurite resistance protein, whose amino-acid sequence MMTKLKSFLGAFLPPDSNPNNNSQALLSVASAALMIEVLLSDYERKPEEQKTLIAIIKKSFSLDQATTEELLNQAEKAQQEATDYFRFTSQINDSCTPQEKVTLIENLWRVAYADGELHHYEEHLIRRIADLTHVSHMDFIAAKLRVMDAR is encoded by the coding sequence ATGATGACAAAACTAAAATCTTTTCTGGGTGCCTTTCTGCCCCCTGACAGCAATCCAAACAATAACTCACAGGCACTGCTTTCTGTGGCATCAGCAGCCCTGATGATTGAAGTCCTTCTGTCGGATTATGAGCGCAAACCTGAAGAGCAAAAAACACTTATCGCGATTATTAAAAAGAGTTTTTCACTCGACCAGGCAACAACTGAGGAACTACTCAATCAAGCAGAAAAAGCGCAGCAGGAAGCGACTGATTATTTTCGCTTCACATCTCAAATTAACGATAGCTGCACCCCTCAGGAAAAGGTGACTCTGATTGAGAATCTTTGGCGGGTCGCCTATGCCGATGGTGAACTGCACCATTACGAGGAACATTTAATTCGGCGAATTGCTGATTTGACGCATGTCTCACACATGGATTTCATTGCCGCTAAATTAAGGGTTATGGACGCCCGCTAA